One region of Mycolicibacterium rhodesiae NBB3 genomic DNA includes:
- the ngg gene encoding N-acetylglutaminylglutamine synthetase, with the protein MDPDHTEAITLGLHDASPQHLVDAMADDVAVEMGWGRLIFGQTFADPAKLAEVLRQEGHGRRDICIYAREPHVLVSMAPAELFIDPSHTYRLRFTEGDEPPAAPTGFTVRPLERAEETDEINRVYMRCGMVPAPVDVLWDNSEHRDAVDYLVAVRDDDGSLIGTVTGVDHERLFNDPENGSSLWTLAVDPTTSLPGVGAALTRALAALYRERGRAYMDLSVAHDNEAAIGLYEKLGFERVPVMAVKRKNAINEPLFTHPPETVDDLNPYARIIADEAMRRGIWVEILDAGAGEMRLSHGGRSVITRESLSEYTSAVAMARCDDKRLTRRLVSEAGIQVPKGRLATFDEQDHAFLEEVGDVVVKPTRGEQGKGITVGVSSTQELDAALARAREEHPNVLIEQRAAGDDLRLVVIDGKVVAAALRKPAEIVGTGHHTVRELIEAQSRRRAAATGGESRIPMDEVTESTVAEAGFTFDDVLPEGQKLRVRRTANLHQGGTIHDVTAKVNPHLSEVAVTAADAIGIPVTGIDLLVPDVTAADYVFIEANERPGLANHEPQPTAKAFVDFLFPGSPALPQAWTPDEPPTS; encoded by the coding sequence GTGGATCCCGACCACACCGAAGCGATCACGCTCGGCCTGCACGACGCGTCGCCGCAACACCTCGTCGATGCGATGGCCGACGATGTGGCTGTCGAAATGGGTTGGGGACGACTGATATTCGGGCAAACGTTCGCCGATCCTGCCAAGCTCGCCGAGGTCCTGCGGCAAGAAGGGCATGGACGACGCGACATCTGCATATACGCCCGCGAGCCGCATGTCCTGGTCTCGATGGCACCTGCGGAGTTGTTCATCGACCCGAGCCACACCTACCGGCTGAGGTTCACCGAAGGCGACGAGCCGCCCGCCGCTCCCACCGGATTCACCGTTCGCCCGCTGGAACGCGCCGAGGAGACCGACGAGATCAACCGCGTGTACATGCGCTGCGGGATGGTGCCCGCGCCCGTCGACGTGCTGTGGGACAACAGCGAACACCGCGACGCCGTCGACTATTTGGTGGCCGTGCGCGATGACGACGGTTCGCTGATCGGCACCGTCACCGGCGTAGACCACGAGCGCCTGTTCAACGACCCCGAGAACGGCTCGAGTCTGTGGACGCTGGCCGTCGACCCGACCACCAGCCTGCCCGGTGTCGGCGCCGCGCTCACCCGCGCTCTGGCCGCCCTCTATCGCGAGCGGGGCCGGGCGTACATGGACTTGTCGGTGGCCCATGACAATGAGGCGGCGATCGGCCTGTACGAGAAGCTCGGCTTCGAGCGCGTGCCGGTCATGGCCGTCAAACGCAAGAACGCGATCAACGAGCCGCTGTTCACGCATCCGCCGGAAACCGTCGACGATCTGAATCCGTATGCGCGGATCATCGCCGACGAGGCGATGCGTCGCGGAATCTGGGTCGAGATCCTCGACGCGGGTGCAGGTGAGATGCGCCTATCGCACGGTGGCCGCAGCGTGATCACCCGGGAGTCGTTGTCGGAGTACACGTCCGCGGTGGCGATGGCGCGCTGTGACGACAAGCGGTTGACGCGCCGTCTGGTGTCGGAGGCGGGGATACAGGTTCCGAAGGGGCGTCTGGCCACGTTCGACGAGCAGGATCATGCGTTTCTCGAAGAGGTCGGCGACGTCGTCGTGAAGCCCACCCGCGGAGAACAGGGCAAGGGCATCACCGTCGGGGTCAGCAGCACGCAGGAGTTGGACGCCGCGTTGGCGCGCGCCCGTGAAGAGCATCCGAACGTGTTGATCGAGCAGCGCGCGGCGGGTGATGACCTGCGCCTCGTGGTGATCGACGGCAAGGTCGTGGCCGCCGCGCTGCGCAAGCCCGCCGAAATCGTCGGCACCGGCCATCACACGGTTCGCGAGCTCATCGAGGCGCAGAGTCGTCGCAGGGCGGCGGCAACCGGCGGCGAGTCCCGCATCCCCATGGACGAGGTGACCGAGTCGACGGTCGCCGAGGCCGGTTTCACCTTCGACGACGTGCTGCCAGAGGGACAGAAACTCCGGGTACGACGGACGGCGAACCTGCACCAGGGCGGCACGATTCACGACGTGACAGCGAAGGTGAATCCGCATCTCAGCGAGGTCGCGGTGACGGCCGCCGACGCCATCGGCATCCCCGTGACGGGCATCGACCTCCTGGTTCCCGACGTCACCGCGGCGGACTACGTGTTCATCGAGGCCAACGAACGTCCAGGGTTGGCCAACCACGAGCCTCAGCCCACCGCAAAGGCTTTCGTCGACTTCCTTTTTCCGGGCAGTCCCGCGTTGCCACAGGCGTGGACACCCGACGAGCCGCCGACGAGCTAG
- a CDS encoding alpha/beta fold hydrolase encodes MPPTTITVDGVGVSVNVAGPDKGSVVVVLGAAHHAATAYDAVCQRLHTASLRTVVIAPDPRLTAESVIGVMDALEVKWALLVGDRVGAELAWELAATRLDRFIGLVVIDRGHPRVADLTGAIRDDACPPVEMNTTALVSTAAARAVAKASQRYVYGDYRMVDLLGRRNAQESTAQLAAEIVMRTSTW; translated from the coding sequence ATGCCGCCAACCACGATCACTGTCGACGGTGTTGGCGTATCCGTCAACGTTGCAGGCCCCGACAAGGGGTCCGTCGTCGTGGTGCTCGGCGCTGCACATCACGCGGCTACCGCCTACGACGCGGTGTGTCAGCGATTGCACACCGCGTCACTTCGGACGGTGGTCATCGCGCCCGACCCACGTCTGACCGCCGAGTCGGTCATCGGGGTCATGGACGCGCTCGAGGTGAAGTGGGCGCTGCTGGTCGGTGACCGTGTTGGCGCGGAGCTGGCGTGGGAGCTCGCCGCGACCCGATTGGATCGGTTCATCGGGCTGGTGGTCATCGACCGCGGTCATCCGCGGGTCGCCGATCTCACCGGGGCGATACGCGACGACGCCTGTCCGCCTGTGGAGATGAACACCACCGCGCTGGTCAGTACCGCGGCCGCCCGCGCTGTCGCCAAAGCGAGCCAGCGTTATGTGTACGGCGACTACCGGATGGTCGATCTGTTGGGCAGGCGAAACGCCCAGGAGTCCACGGCGCAACTCGCTGCCGAGATCGTGATGCGCACCAGCACCTGGTAG